From Sardina pilchardus chromosome 9, fSarPil1.1, whole genome shotgun sequence, a single genomic window includes:
- the tmem167b gene encoding protein kish-B: MTNVYSLDGILVFGLLFICTCAYLKKVPRLNSWLLSEKKGVWGVFYKAAVIGTRLHFAVALSCLSMAFYVVFLK, translated from the exons ATGACAAACG TATACTCTCTTGACGGGATCTTGGTGTTTGGACTCCTGTTTATTTGCACATGTGCATACCTCAAAAAGGTCCCCCGACTCAACAGTTGGTTGCTGTCAGAGAAGAAAGGGGTGTGGGGCGTCTTTTATAaag CGGCGGTGATTGGGACACGGCTTCACTTCGCGGTAGCGTTGTCCTGTCTCTCAATGGCTTTCTACGTGGTCTTTCTGAAATGA